One genomic segment of Mycoplasmopsis agalactiae PG2 includes these proteins:
- a CDS encoding BMP family ABC transporter substrate-binding protein, which yields MKKNKFYLFLGAAPVLSVPLVAASCGDKYFKETEVDGVKTISTLAHITSRKGLKLREGLTVENAPKATFITDEGSVHDESFNQSGWEAVHKVSYELGLDKAQVSGNKNLRNKVYEPKKGQLLEAYKNAIDSGFRYIVLCGFTHQASLVGLDENYIKKIKDNNIIFITVDFNLFTEDDANVKTFIKKIGEGHLVPVIFDTKQAAYIAGRALADYFSQVYKDQPEKRTIGAFGGIPWPAVSDFIAGTFQGIIDWNKEHPEAKTKSLNETIELNTLFTSGTPQATTAINSVVKATASYPVAGSLSTDTAKEIKKLADKDKFIIGVDADQKNALKGHRIFTSVMKLIGQAVYNILADLYSKGENQLDLQPGFEIGKKNGTPTVFGYGDTEDKQYVGVATSGLLDDKNDEIANKALKDATAYYVQKKTEIQKSLKDQMETAKKALGAKFPSDPGGQFQKMVDWLASETRK from the coding sequence ATGAAGAAAAATAAATTCTATCTATTTTTAGGGGCTGCTCCTGTTTTATCAGTACCATTGGTAGCTGCATCTTGTGGTGACAAGTACTTTAAAGAAACAGAAGTTGATGGTGTAAAAACTATTTCAACACTTGCACACATTACTTCTCGTAAAGGGCTTAAACTAAGAGAAGGCTTAACTGTTGAAAATGCACCTAAAGCAACCTTTATAACTGATGAAGGTTCTGTCCATGATGAATCATTTAACCAATCAGGATGAGAAGCAGTTCATAAAGTTTCTTACGAACTAGGCTTAGACAAAGCTCAAGTTAGCGGCAACAAAAATTTAAGAAACAAAGTTTATGAACCTAAAAAAGGTCAATTACTTGAAGCTTACAAAAACGCTATTGACAGTGGCTTCAGATACATTGTTCTTTGTGGATTTACACACCAAGCTTCACTTGTTGGTTTAGATGAAAACTACATCAAGAAAATTAAAGATAATAACATTATCTTTATTACTGTTGACTTTAATCTTTTCACAGAGGATGATGCAAATGTTAAAACATTTATTAAAAAAATAGGTGAAGGACACTTAGTTCCAGTTATCTTTGACACTAAACAAGCTGCATATATAGCTGGACGTGCACTTGCAGATTACTTCTCACAAGTTTATAAAGACCAACCTGAAAAACGTACAATTGGTGCATTTGGTGGTATTCCTTGACCAGCAGTTTCTGACTTTATAGCTGGTACTTTCCAAGGTATTATTGACTGAAATAAAGAACACCCAGAGGCTAAGACTAAGTCATTAAATGAAACTATTGAGCTAAATACTTTATTTACTTCAGGAACACCTCAAGCTACTACAGCTATTAACTCTGTGGTTAAAGCTACAGCTTCTTACCCTGTTGCTGGTTCATTGTCAACTGACACAGCAAAAGAAATTAAAAAATTAGCTGATAAAGATAAATTCATCATTGGTGTTGATGCTGACCAAAAGAATGCATTAAAAGGTCACAGAATCTTTACATCAGTTATGAAATTAATAGGTCAAGCAGTTTACAATATTTTAGCTGACTTATATAGCAAAGGTGAAAACCAACTAGACCTTCAACCAGGATTTGAAATTGGTAAGAAGAATGGTACTCCAACAGTCTTTGGCTATGGTGATACTGAAGACAAACAATATGTAGGCGTTGCAACATCAGGATTATTAGATGATAAAAATGATGAAATAGCTAACAAAGCATTAAAAGATGCAACCGCATACTATGTACAAAAGAAGACAGAGATTCAAAAATCTTTAAAAGATCAAATGGAAACAGCTAAAAAAGCATTAGGAGCTAAATTCCCTTCTGATCCTGGTGGTCAATTCCAAAAAATGGTTGACTGATTGGCTTCTGAAACAAGAAAATAA
- a CDS encoding MAG0130/MAG3770 family membrane protein: MNKNIKLMNIEIKKLEKLASYDQNKKFRILIIFFLGFLALLTFFMIMFSLVYSKQKTLLITFGVVASLSFLLLVFLIGPFCTLLASSKWMNLLMNKKPGENIWSKYHPGNLSITFNLFIGILVFNMFNGKAMKITKNERKVIESVLLFH; encoded by the coding sequence ATGAATAAAAATATAAAGTTAATGAATATTGAGATCAAAAAATTAGAAAAACTAGCTTCGTATGATCAAAATAAAAAATTTAGAATTCTTATAATATTTTTTCTAGGCTTTCTAGCTCTTTTAACTTTTTTTATGATTATGTTTTCCCTAGTTTATTCTAAGCAAAAAACTTTGCTTATTACTTTTGGTGTAGTAGCATCACTGAGTTTTTTACTGCTTGTGTTTTTAATTGGCCCATTTTGCACACTTTTAGCATCAAGTAAATGAATGAATTTATTAATGAACAAAAAGCCCGGGGAAAATATTTGAAGTAAATATCATCCAGGCAACTTATCGATCACATTTAACTTATTTATAGGTATTTTAGTATTTAATATGTTTAATGGTAAAGCAATGAAAATAACTAAAAATGAGAGGAAAGTTATAGAGTCGGTTTTACTATTTCATTAG
- a CDS encoding ABC transporter ATP-binding protein, which translates to MEHEYAVEFEHVTKDFVGIRANDDVTFKVKKGSIHALIGENGAGKSTLTSILFGLYEPTEGSVKINGKSVIVKNPNQANEIGIGMVHQHFKLVAAYTNLQNVIMGSEFTYNYSMGTLDLKLAKAKIKSIQELYDLHFNLNQKTSKATVATQQKVEIMKMLYRDAEILIFDEPTAVLTDQEIQGLLKTMQVFKENGKTIIFISHKLNEVKQVADEATVLRKGKVIGTYDVSKTSIPQLAEAMVGQKVVETKNTALFDSYDKPELISFENVSTKKTRDSVSLKDVSFKVHPGEILAIAGVEGNGQETLEYVLAGLVKPTHGEIKIKNPDFDSSNPKSINEFNITNWSVDKKNRAAKINIVPGDRHKHGLVLDFSIRDNSILRLLNDKTYAPFGFIKANKKEELFQNVVANFDVRGTNHGNSLARSLSGGNQQKAIVGREMSTDHNLLVIVQPTRGLDVGAIDLIHKKILLEKQAGKAILLISYELDEILALADTIAVINDGRILDLKPAAQFNRTEIGLLMAASNKDDETEGEGNE; encoded by the coding sequence ATGGAGCATGAATATGCCGTTGAATTTGAGCATGTTACTAAAGACTTTGTTGGTATAAGAGCTAACGATGATGTTACTTTCAAAGTTAAAAAAGGCTCAATTCACGCGCTTATTGGTGAAAATGGTGCTGGCAAAAGTACGCTAACATCAATTTTGTTTGGCTTATATGAACCAACTGAAGGGTCAGTCAAAATTAATGGTAAATCAGTAATTGTTAAGAATCCTAACCAAGCTAATGAAATAGGTATTGGTATGGTTCACCAACATTTTAAATTAGTTGCAGCTTATACTAATTTACAAAATGTGATTATGGGTTCAGAGTTTACTTACAACTATTCAATGGGCACCTTGGATCTTAAGTTAGCTAAAGCTAAAATTAAAAGCATTCAAGAGCTATATGATTTACACTTTAATCTAAACCAAAAAACATCTAAAGCAACTGTGGCAACTCAACAAAAAGTTGAGATTATGAAGATGCTTTATCGTGATGCTGAAATTTTGATTTTTGATGAACCTACAGCTGTTTTAACAGACCAAGAAATTCAAGGTTTACTTAAAACAATGCAAGTGTTTAAGGAAAACGGCAAAACCATCATTTTTATTTCCCATAAACTCAACGAAGTTAAGCAAGTTGCAGATGAAGCAACTGTTTTAAGAAAAGGAAAGGTTATTGGAACATATGATGTGTCCAAGACGTCTATTCCACAGTTAGCTGAGGCTATGGTTGGTCAAAAAGTTGTTGAAACAAAAAATACTGCATTATTTGACAGTTATGATAAACCGGAGCTTATCTCATTTGAAAATGTTTCAACTAAGAAAACTAGAGATTCAGTTTCTTTAAAAGATGTGTCATTTAAAGTTCACCCAGGCGAAATTTTGGCAATAGCTGGTGTTGAGGGCAATGGTCAAGAAACATTAGAATATGTTTTAGCGGGCTTAGTTAAACCTACACATGGTGAAATTAAAATTAAAAATCCTGATTTTGATTCAAGTAATCCAAAATCAATTAATGAATTTAATATTACCAACTGAAGCGTTGATAAAAAGAACAGAGCAGCCAAAATTAACATTGTGCCAGGTGATAGACACAAGCACGGACTAGTTTTAGACTTTAGTATCAGAGATAACTCTATTTTAAGATTGCTAAATGATAAAACTTATGCACCATTTGGTTTTATTAAAGCCAACAAAAAAGAAGAATTGTTCCAAAATGTTGTTGCTAACTTTGATGTTAGAGGTACTAACCACGGTAATTCCTTGGCTAGATCGCTTTCTGGTGGTAACCAACAAAAAGCAATTGTTGGTAGAGAAATGAGCACTGATCATAATCTACTTGTGATAGTACAGCCAACCAGAGGACTTGACGTTGGAGCAATTGACTTAATCCATAAGAAAATTCTCTTAGAAAAACAGGCAGGCAAAGCTATATTATTAATTTCATATGAGCTTGATGAAATTTTAGCTTTAGCCGACACAATTGCCGTTATTAATGATGGCAGAATATTAGATCTTAAACCTGCAGCACAATTTAATAGAACAGAAATCGGTTTATTAATGGCTGCATCAAACAAGGATGATGAAACAGAAGGAGAGGGCAATGAATAA
- a CDS encoding ABC transporter permease subunit — MNKSAEKQQNPVLSFFRNFWSKVKKGVNADSAVSTRRKAYNSIWSVVFGIFVSSIVLLVFFQTNPFEFFAQVFNATATKGNIDWVYIFIIYSLASIGVGFSFKTGLFNIGVAGQMSLSGVICLALINQSNVIESNGAIKNQGLVFLIMLLSIVIGFLYAAIAGLCKAFFNIHEVVSTILLNWVAVYIGSFIFGSKSPFNNSFVFKNASTGSAPINISGGFFDKSSFWIFGIVLVAFVSLTLYMIFAFTSLGYKIKMNGLNKDASSYAGVNQKLTTVLSMGFSGALAGLAGFIHFVFKAKQYDVITLSSPLPLGFDTIAISLIGINSPIGILFSSVFYTMLEFSRIELISFYSTSGVKEGGIDLVVGVIIFTTALALMFTNFRPIRKFRLWISLLTQKEYKGHYQTYKEKVKAVKENTKLLLIEAHKVYTENKLKYKEIKSKIREIENEALIKIKQGTDKKLDKKLSNNEIEKIFQKLAKDKVVLNQELTRYGYFDIKDIKNLKNVKLTQLKIELKKIQEELLDNYLFIELRLIFAQGSYDQKHYKIVKEHNLEQFKNELFYLYEDKKQMIKDLNKQLKSAQVQNDAELVNKLTAELAKSQEELAQIKTSYAAYKKDLLASYKGIEVKNDSGDENSSISINQDLFHQYKEKIKAIEAVVTGGN; from the coding sequence ATGAATAAGAGTGCTGAAAAACAACAAAACCCTGTTTTATCATTCTTTAGAAATTTCTGAAGCAAGGTTAAAAAAGGTGTAAACGCCGATAGTGCTGTTTCTACAAGAAGAAAGGCATATAACTCAATTTGATCAGTTGTATTTGGAATTTTTGTCTCAAGCATTGTGCTTTTAGTATTTTTCCAAACCAATCCATTTGAGTTTTTTGCCCAAGTTTTCAATGCAACAGCAACTAAAGGAAACATTGACTGAGTTTATATATTTATTATTTACTCACTGGCATCAATTGGTGTCGGATTCTCCTTTAAAACAGGGCTATTCAACATTGGGGTTGCTGGACAAATGTCACTTTCAGGCGTTATTTGTTTAGCATTAATTAACCAAAGCAATGTAATTGAAAGTAATGGTGCTATTAAAAACCAAGGGTTAGTGTTCTTAATAATGCTGCTTTCAATTGTTATAGGATTTTTATATGCTGCAATAGCTGGATTATGTAAAGCATTTTTCAACATTCACGAAGTTGTTTCAACTATTTTGCTTAACTGAGTGGCTGTTTATATTGGTAGTTTTATATTTGGTTCTAAATCACCATTTAACAACAGCTTTGTGTTTAAAAACGCATCAACTGGTTCAGCCCCTATTAACATTTCAGGTGGATTTTTTGACAAAAGTTCATTCTGAATTTTTGGAATAGTACTAGTAGCATTTGTTTCATTAACTTTATATATGATTTTTGCATTTACCTCTTTAGGTTACAAAATCAAAATGAACGGACTTAATAAAGACGCTAGTTCATATGCTGGTGTTAACCAAAAATTAACAACTGTTTTATCAATGGGCTTTTCTGGCGCATTAGCTGGACTTGCTGGATTTATCCACTTTGTCTTTAAAGCTAAGCAGTATGATGTAATTACGCTTTCCAGTCCGCTGCCACTAGGTTTTGACACGATAGCTATATCATTAATTGGTATTAACTCGCCAATAGGAATTCTTTTCTCATCTGTTTTCTACACGATGCTAGAGTTTTCTAGAATTGAATTGATTAGTTTTTACTCAACAAGCGGTGTTAAAGAAGGTGGTATTGATCTAGTTGTTGGTGTTATTATATTCACAACAGCACTTGCCTTAATGTTTACTAATTTTAGGCCTATTCGGAAATTTAGGTTATGAATTTCCTTGCTGACTCAAAAAGAGTACAAAGGGCATTATCAAACCTATAAAGAAAAAGTTAAAGCAGTTAAAGAAAACACTAAATTACTTCTTATTGAAGCTCATAAAGTGTATACAGAAAATAAACTAAAATACAAAGAAATTAAGAGCAAAATTAGAGAGATAGAAAATGAAGCTTTAATTAAAATTAAACAAGGAACTGACAAAAAGCTAGATAAGAAACTATCAAACAACGAGATAGAGAAAATTTTCCAAAAGTTAGCTAAAGATAAAGTTGTACTTAATCAAGAATTAACAAGATATGGTTACTTTGACATTAAAGACATCAAGAATCTTAAAAACGTTAAGCTAACTCAATTGAAAATTGAACTTAAAAAGATACAAGAAGAATTGTTAGATAATTATTTATTTATTGAATTAAGATTAATTTTTGCTCAAGGATCATATGACCAAAAGCACTATAAAATAGTCAAAGAACATAATTTAGAGCAATTCAAAAACGAGCTATTTTATCTATATGAAGATAAAAAACAAATGATTAAGGATCTTAACAAACAACTAAAAAGTGCTCAAGTACAAAATGATGCTGAATTAGTTAATAAATTAACTGCTGAGCTAGCAAAGTCGCAAGAAGAACTTGCTCAAATTAAAACCAGTTATGCTGCTTACAAAAAAGACTTATTAGCTTCATATAAAGGTATTGAAGTTAAAAACGATTCTGGTGATGAAAATTCAAGCATCAGCATAAATCAAGACTTGTTCCATCAATATAAAGAAAAAATTAAAGCAATAGAAGCTGTAGTAACAGGAGGTAATTAA
- a CDS encoding ABC transporter permease: MESIAFITNETLFFACVLGLAAIAGIFAERSGTVNIAIEGTMSVGALGYCITSALFTSGGRISGLNLDVPGLEIISLIFAALFGSLFSLLLGLATIKLKAEHTITGVALNLLSVGICAAIMNPSLLGNAHKQIDHTVKELALSTNYNNFGNILSFKLFLLIAVVVISWFALNKTKWGLRFKAVGENPQAVDVAGINVYKYKWTGIVISGCIAGMAGGVFAQKLPFTGQTNGFGFLALAIMIMSHWNVLIVPVCALFFGFFQQMGAWLLSVEFDKVVTVETKDKVQKFGELIKAIPYVLTLISIMAFSGLAPGPAASGINYDKSKR; encoded by the coding sequence ATGGAAAGTATAGCATTTATAACTAACGAAACATTATTCTTCGCCTGTGTTCTTGGACTAGCAGCTATTGCCGGAATATTTGCTGAAAGATCAGGAACAGTTAATATTGCAATCGAAGGTACAATGTCAGTCGGCGCACTTGGATACTGTATTACTTCAGCCCTTTTTACAAGTGGCGGAAGAATTAGTGGTCTTAATTTAGATGTGCCCGGTCTTGAGATAATCTCACTTATATTTGCTGCTTTATTTGGCTCACTATTTTCACTATTGCTAGGTTTAGCAACAATAAAACTAAAAGCTGAACACACAATTACTGGTGTTGCGTTGAACCTTTTATCAGTTGGTATTTGTGCTGCTATCATGAACCCTTCTCTTTTAGGTAATGCTCACAAACAAATTGATCATACTGTTAAAGAACTTGCATTAAGCACTAACTACAACAATTTTGGAAACATTTTAAGCTTTAAATTATTCTTACTAATTGCTGTTGTAGTTATTTCATGGTTTGCTTTAAACAAAACAAAATGAGGTTTACGTTTCAAAGCAGTTGGTGAAAATCCACAAGCTGTTGACGTAGCCGGTATTAATGTTTACAAATACAAATGAACAGGAATTGTTATTTCTGGATGTATAGCAGGAATGGCAGGGGGTGTATTTGCCCAAAAATTACCATTTACTGGTCAAACTAACGGTTTTGGTTTCCTTGCCTTAGCAATTATGATTATGTCTCACTGAAATGTCTTAATTGTTCCTGTTTGTGCCTTATTCTTTGGATTCTTCCAACAAATGGGTGCATGATTACTTAGTGTTGAATTCGACAAGGTTGTTACTGTTGAAACAAAAGACAAAGTACAAAAATTTGGTGAACTAATCAAAGCTATTCCATATGTTCTTACACTTATTTCGATTATGGCCTTTAGTGGTCTGGCTCCTGGCCCAGCTGCTTCTGGTATAAATTATGATAAGTCTAAGAGATAA
- a CDS encoding deoxynucleoside kinase: MLIGISGMISSGKSTLTAKLHKHFNTSLMLKEYDEDSEVFNTFLKWLYEKQPNLTIGFQSYVVENHTTKLSELIDEFNKLNKNWQTDHIFLDRFSIEHYIFANVNLRPKGQNYLDGYDALFTHLITKDETPDIAIYLDMSWETFLKRIFERGRQVEIDNFYANEEYFKTLYNLYKDLFIKQAEKFKLEYKIIETDNLTEDEVFEKALEIIANHKSTFRRG, encoded by the coding sequence ATGCTAATAGGAATAAGCGGAATGATAAGCAGTGGCAAAAGCACACTAACAGCAAAATTACACAAGCATTTTAATACTTCATTAATGCTTAAAGAATATGATGAAGATAGCGAAGTGTTTAATACTTTTTTAAAATGACTATATGAAAAACAACCGAACTTAACTATTGGCTTTCAATCATATGTTGTGGAAAACCACACAACTAAATTAAGCGAATTAATCGATGAGTTTAACAAGCTAAATAAAAATTGACAAACAGATCATATATTTTTAGATCGTTTTAGCATTGAGCACTACATATTTGCAAATGTAAATTTAAGACCTAAGGGTCAAAATTACTTAGACGGATATGATGCCTTGTTTACTCACTTAATTACTAAAGATGAAACCCCTGATATTGCCATATATTTAGATATGAGTTGAGAAACGTTCCTTAAAAGAATTTTTGAACGTGGAAGACAAGTTGAAATAGACAATTTTTATGCCAATGAAGAATATTTCAAGACTTTGTATAATTTATACAAAGACTTGTTCATCAAGCAAGCTGAAAAGTTTAAGCTAGAGTACAAAATCATTGAAACCGATAATCTCACTGAAGATGAAGTGTTTGAAAAAGCTTTAGAAATTATTGCAAATCACAAAAGTACTTTCAGAAGGGGTTAG
- a CDS encoding deoxynucleoside kinase: MIIGISGMISSGKSTLVKKLSNYYPNSAYIEEFSENDPVFNTFLRWCYEKQPNTDIAFQSFLVESLTDSFHEQKEKFQKTNSNQNGHMFLDRFILEHYIFAAATLSKKKNKYFEAFDKLFSHIYDSNCNPDFALFIDINWETFKSRIFQRGRKVEIDNFNENEEYFKYLHKIYKETFIDLAAKYNIPYEIIDSNDKSDTDVFIEAVSKIEKHIKEAK, from the coding sequence ATGATAATCGGCATAAGCGGAATGATAAGTAGTGGCAAGAGCACACTTGTTAAAAAACTCAGCAATTATTATCCAAATTCAGCATACATTGAAGAATTTAGTGAGAATGATCCAGTTTTTAACACTTTTCTAAGATGATGTTATGAAAAGCAACCTAATACTGATATTGCTTTCCAATCATTTTTGGTTGAATCATTAACTGATTCATTTCATGAGCAAAAAGAAAAATTTCAAAAGACAAATAGCAACCAAAATGGTCATATGTTTTTAGACAGATTCATTTTAGAGCACTACATTTTTGCTGCGGCAACTTTGAGCAAGAAGAAAAATAAGTATTTTGAAGCTTTTGATAAGTTATTCAGTCACATATATGATTCTAACTGCAACCCTGACTTTGCTCTTTTTATTGATATAAATTGAGAAACATTTAAATCAAGAATTTTTCAAAGAGGCAGGAAAGTTGAAATAGATAATTTTAATGAAAATGAAGAGTACTTTAAATATTTACATAAAATTTATAAAGAAACATTCATTGATTTAGCCGCAAAATACAACATTCCATATGAAATAATTGATTCAAATGATAAGTCTGATACTGATGTATTTATTGAAGCAGTGTCAAAAATTGAGAAACATATTAAAGAAGCAAAATAA
- a CDS encoding BspA family leucine-rich repeat surface protein, with amino-acid sequence MRWSENFNQDISAWNVSNVTKMSEMFWATTKFNANIGKWDVSKVTSMYNMFSEAESFNQDISQWDVQQVKTMVGMFGEAKSFNQNISSWKVRSNTSYEKFTNESSVLKEDVKPKRFQKLSQK; translated from the coding sequence ATTCGCTGGTCAGAAAACTTTAATCAAGATATTAGTGCCTGGAATGTTTCTAATGTGACTAAAATGTCTGAAATGTTTTGAGCCACAACAAAATTCAATGCTAATATAGGAAAATGAGATGTTTCAAAAGTTACGTCTATGTATAATATGTTCTCGGAAGCCGAAAGTTTTAATCAAGATATAAGTCAATGAGATGTACAACAAGTAAAAACAATGGTTGGAATGTTTGGTGAAGCAAAGTCATTCAATCAAAATATTAGCTCATGAAAAGTTCGTAGCAATACTAGCTATGAAAAATTTACTAATGAATCATCAGTCTTAAAAGAAGATGTTAAGCCTAAAAGATTTCAAAAATTAAGCCAGAAGTAG